The window GGTGTCTATAAATGGGTGAAATTTCTTCTGGACTAATAATTTATTGTCGAAAACAATACCGTTTGGattgacctgaaactattcacaaatgtgTTACAAATACTCCTAATAGCTTTGTCccaaaacaatgtgtgtgtgcgggggtagGATTTAGGTGTCAGTCGCAACGCAGTCACCGTAGGGGGCGGTAGTGGTCCTTCCCTTTGGAATTTTTAGCCCAATAGTTGGGGTGgtcacctgtgaggtgggagatccaggttcaatccccccctctgtccagtgctgggcaaagtTCTGTGTGGCATGGCACTctatatgctttatgaaaatatgctcatgaatgtgatgtaactgaaatatgctttatgctaagtgCCCCATGTAACATATCATTATAAAGGTTATAATCCATtaagtgtgttcatcctgttTGTTCACATAGATTATTTTTATATCTGGAATTAGGAGAATAAGGTATAaatttgtattactgatgtagacattttaagtggaggccattaagggtgcttcagaatcaatgaactgtgaatggctctgtttacctgcaagccttcctgtgtacctgtgggcCAACCCAAGAAGAATGGAGactggggtcttacagtgacatgtgaccatgtcacctgatactgaaatccattttgaagctgGTACTTTTCCAGAGGGGGGTGGAATTCCAaaaaaggattcctgccttaggGAAGTTCTATTCAAGTGTGGAAGGCAAACAATGAGTGTCTTCAGCTGGCTTCCCCACCCCACGGAGATACCTGCAAGCACCTGGAAACAAAAGGACTGTAACCACAGGAACATGTGAGAACAGGCTGGACCCAAGTCAGAAAAGGCATCTGACCAGAGAATGATTTTACCTCAAGTAACAATTGGGATAGGAAGTTAACATTTGTAACTGTTTTCTGAGTGTATTAAGTTTAtccttgcatgttttgttttattttgctttgtgactaattttgttctctctgttatttcttaaagccccttaaatcctactttttatactgaatacaatcacttttatttatttataaattcagtgcaagtatttgtaaccTGGGGGGCAAACAGATGCACATATCTCTCTtgcagtgatatagagggcaaacatttatcattttaccctgtataacctttatacagagtaaaatggattagtttggggtttagatcccattgggagctgggtgtctgcaTGCTGGAGTCAGGTATCCTGCTGACCTGGTTTCAGTCTAGatctgcagttttgggggtgtggcccagacccTCAGTCTGTGTTGCaccaggctagcatgtctggctcaaaaaCTCAGGGTTCTGGGGGACCAGGCTGtaagggaaaatgggctcataggtaatttcagcacatgagGTGACATTCCCAatgagggtctctgtgaccgaatcTGTCACACTCTGGACTTGGGTTTCCTTCATTTCCAGAAAGcatcccagcccctgagctcttgGTGCTATTCCAGTCTGGGCTGCTCTCGCCTTTCAAAGTTGTTCAGCTGTGGATAACTAATTAAATAAcccttggaaaagagacttgcAATTGAGCATCTCACACTCTAGGTGGATGCCCCTAACACCAGCTTATAAaatcattctctctttctggccctgtgagTCTCCTTGTGTTCtatccactgatttcagctgtGGTCTGCGGACCTTGTTGGAATATAAACAAATTAAGAATAAAAACAATACCATAATGAACAGTACTACCACGGGCTCTGCAAAATTATATTACAATTGTCTTTGAATTGAATTCACCTGTTTCCACTCCCCATCACTAAACCAGTACACAGTTAAACAGATTCAAGAATTGGTTAGGAGTTTGTTCATTGCTTTTCTTAGGGAATCCTTCACCTCcgtgtttctcaggctgtagatgagggggttcaacattGGGATCACCAGCATGTAAAACACTGAGGCCACTTTGTCTGTGTTCATtgaatagctggaggtgggacgtaaATATATGAAGAGGAGGGTGCCAAAATACAGGGCAACAGAGgtcaagtggaaagtgcaggtggagaaAGCTTTGCGTCGACCCTCAGCGGAGTGGATCttcaggatggtggagatgatatagacaaaggagaggaggacagtcagAAAGCTGATCACTTGAATGCAGCATGTAAAAGCAAAGATCAAAATCTCATTGATGTGGGTATCAGAACAGGAGAGCGCCAACAATGGtgggatgtcacagaagaaatgattgatgatgttggagctgcagaatgacagccgaaATGTACAACACGTGTTTATCATTGaatccaccacccccacagcgtacaccccagccaccagctggttacaaagctgcctggacatAGTGACTGTATagagcagtgggttacagatggccacataacggtcatactCCATCACAGCCAGCAAAAGGCACTCAACATCTGCAAAAATGATGCAGAGATACAGTTGCACAGCGCAGGCAGTGTAAGAAATGTTTTTACTCTCGGCTAAGAAATTCAAcagcatcttaggggaaattatc of the Eretmochelys imbricata isolate rEreImb1 chromosome 6, rEreImb1.hap1, whole genome shotgun sequence genome contains:
- the LOC144266362 gene encoding olfactory receptor-like protein OLF1, with protein sequence MEEGNHSEVTEFILSGLTDRPELQVPLFAVFLLIYGVTLVGNGGMILLITIDPRLHTPMYIFLRNLSFCDLCFSLIISPKMLLNFLAESKNISYTACAVQLYLCIIFADVECLLLAVMEYDRYVAICNPLLYTVTMSRQLCNQLVAGVYAVGVVDSMINTCCTFRLSFCSSNIINHFFCDIPPLLALSCSDTHINEILIFAFTCCIQVISFLTVLLSFVYIISTILKIHSAEGRRKAFSTCTFHLTSVALYFGTLLFIYLRPTSSYSMNTDKVASVFYMLVIPMLNPLIYSLRNTEVKDSLRKAMNKLLTNS